GCCAAGCCACGTTATTAAATAAGTTGCTTTTCATTATATTTATTTTCCCCAATTTCCACAGATAACTTAATGTTGCTAGTGTAGAATAGAAAAAGGTGGATATACAGAACTCAACTTGAATAGAAATATGAATTTTTGTTTAGAAGGAAAAAATGTAATTTCACGCAATGCTGAATATTAGCCAATTCATATGGATCTACTGGCAATGTTACAGAACCAGCTAAATTACACTGACCATCAAACTAGGCAGTCAAAAACTGAAAGTTAGTTGAGACCAGATTCccaattttcaaaaaaaaaaagtaatgagTTAGACTGTCCTGGGACTGGCACACTGCCTTTGATTGCCAGGACTCAAGTTGGAAATTAATGTCACTCACCCCATTTTAAGTGAGTTTAGACATTCCCATCAGGGCAGTTCCACAACACAAAACATATAATTTAACACGAAGTTGCAATACTGCTCTAAATTGTTGTAAAGTTGGAGTTAGGGGAAATTGTCAGAACAAAGTATAGGTCCTATTCACCTAGATCTAACCTGGCTGTCAAACAAAGAAAAATAATCCAGTTCTGCAGCATTGACCTCCTTCTTCTTAATGAGTACAAAAGGTCAAATATAAATCAATGAGTTGGACTATTCTCAAAGTTGAGGTGTGCAAATATGCGCTTTCAGAATGAACaaacttgtatttacataacaCCTCATCATGTCCCCAAAACCAAAAGCACTTCAAAATCAGAAAATTATTTTCAATTACATCACTGTCAAGTATGCAAATATAGCCGCCAATTATGCACACGCCTGATTCACAGACAGCAAAAGCGATTTAATAaccaattaatttttttttgtgtggtgttggttgaaggataactattggccaggatatgagaacttcctgctcttctttgaacagtgccatggAAGCTTTAATAGCCACCTGAACAGGTTGATTCTGTTTAAAGTTTCATCCAACAAATGGCACCTCAGAAaattcagcactccctcatttGGCACTGTCGCGTCAAGCCTTGATGATGTgcacaagtcctggagtgggaactTTCAACCATCTGACAAAGAGAAAAGAGCTACCAACTGAAACCATTAACAGAAAGAGAATCTAAAACTTCTGAGATTAACATAAAAGACTCCATACTTTATAAAGAAATTTAGCCAGAACAAATGTTATGCATCATTGTACAAAGCAAGTTTTTAAGAAATAACAAGCCATTATAGGCTCTGCTCCAATTTGGTTTCAGAAGTTTTTACAGAAGGATCCTTCCAGTTTCTCTCCCACCACACTGTTGGCTCCACTGGCAACAAAGATGCTCCGTAATCTGTCAATGAGGGATGCTATTGCAGGGCAAAATTGATCTTAACAGATTTTTTCTCTCCGGCTTTATGTCAACAAAAACACACTTGAAATCGTAAATTCAGAAACCCCGAATTAAAAATTATTCTATTTATGTTCATCAGAAAATTGTTAGACATATGTTTCATTCATTTTCAACTCCAACATCAAACACAACAGCGATTATTATTACTAGACTATGAAAATGGCACACAGAAAACATTTTGGGAAATGCTTCTTCAATTATGCTATGAACTGCTTTGTGCAGATTCTGACTGTTTTCATTGCATCTGCATTTTCAATCAAAAATTGAAAGATAAGATAATGCAGCTGAAAAAGGGTGATTCTGGAAAGCACTTTTTAATTTAAAAGTACTTTCTTATGAAGAAAATGATAACCCATCTAAATTGACATTTTGGAAGATTGGAAAAGGATATTCCTCTACATAGAATCCTCAAACTCATCATTGACATCAATTAAATGAACATGCAACAATCCATTTCAAACACCATTAGCTGCCATAGATTGCCAGAGTTCCACCCCACATGAATTACTCATTAAACTTGCCACATGAAAGTTACTGCTCATAATTTACTGTGTAAGTACCCTTTTTAACCTGATAATTGTTAACGCAATGCCAATCAACCTTGCCAACCCCGAAAGTAAGGTGAGTAGAAGCTGTGCTGTTAAATGTGAATACCAAAGGTTGCTGCAGCAATTGTACCGCTCCGTTGCTGGCGTCGCAAAAATGGCACCTTGCCCGTGGCCATTCCCccctcatttttttttaaaggaacatGCTGTATTTttccattaaactcaccacagaattcttGTCATTACAAACACTACCCTTTCGAATGATGTGTGAATGACTGCCAATCAATCCTTCTGGCAGTGAAAATTTAATATCACAAGTCTGGAGTCTCATTCAGGTTTTGTATTTTTCAGAGACATTTTAAATATGTCAAATTTTCTTAGTTTTCAATTACGTCTCTTTTTTCCtcttactttatttttctttttgtaCTTGATTTGGCATTGACTCCATCCCTTTTCATTCATCCTTCTTCTCAGTCCTTCCTGTTTTATTTCAAAATCCTTAAATCTCACAGGTTAAAGAGATACCCTGTTATGTGCCTTCTTTATTCATGTGCCAGATGCCCATTTTCCCTTGCTGTGCCATTATCAGGTTACACTTTCAGTGACTTTGTGGGCAAAAATGTTTCGAGTTGAAGGGTGCCAGGTCAAATCTAACCAACAGCAAACATCATTAGATGCTATGCAACAGCAAATTCCAGTCTAGTATTTCCTGGATTTGGGGTGCTCTGAAGCAATCCCTCACAATTAGCTCTGTGAAGCCACCTTGCTAGGACAGAGACTTTTCAAGGTTCTGCAAGCTAGAAGGCAAACTTAGTTTCCAAAACTAAAAAAAATCAAATACATTAAAGgggagtttattattttattctatAAAAACTAAGTAAAATAAAAAAACATCGACTTACTTTCCTCTTTAAGCAGCATTACCTTGAAGGTCTGTTCCAAGCTTTTAAAAAGCCCATTAAAAAGCACTATAAAGATTCCACACCAATGAAATCTCTGAATTTGAATCATCTTAATTCAACATTGCTAGGCTTCCCATGCATTTTAGCCAGCAATGTGTTCCTAGGCTTTAAAAAGCTATCTCTTCCAAATCAGGAATGATTGCAGGTTAAATGAAAACTTGTATTTATTATTATTTGTTCTTGAAATGTGGGCAATATTGGCAATATGGAATTTATTACCCATTTCTAGTTATCTGGAGAACGTTAAGACTTGACCATGCTGTTCGAGACTGGAGTCACGTGCAAGTAAGGTTCCTTCCatgaaggactttagtgaaccagcttGGTTTTATGGTCAGCCAGCAGCTTTCATGGCCATTTTTTGGTGCCAGCTTTGTAGTACTCAGTTTCACAATTTGTTATTTTGGAATTTCAACTCATGACTTCTGGGTGCTAGTCCAGTACCATGATTATAAGCTACCATACCTTCTATCCTGAACCttcatttccttttttttttaaaaaaaacaattcagACAGAACAAAAATTAGGAATTGCTCAAGACTAGATATAGAGTAGAGCTTTGTGTGTTAAAGATAGCAGTTTCAAACCTGGAGTTTGTATTCCAGAGTTCTGAATTCTCCGTGAAAAGAGAGCACTGAACAAgttacacacatacacatataaatTGAAGAGCACCCCTCCAAAAAATGCACATGAAAAAACTACATAGCTCTGCTGAAAGAACATTATAGCTAGTCTGGGGTAGAAAAGGATTAACAGTGCAAAGAGTTGACAGCATTTGAAAGGTGTGAGGGAAAAAAATAAAGTTGacaaaaaaaaagcaaaagaaAGAGATATAGCCCAAGTAGAACACATTCTTCACAATAAAATTTTAAGTATTCTACTTTCCACTTGTTATATTATGCAAAATGTCTCTCTGCTTTAGGCCACAAAAACCAAAATATGTATTTATATGAATCTCAGCTAATAAAATTAGTTACTTTTCCAGCAAAACATCTGTACTATATTAAACAATTCATGAATAACTTTCAGCAAAGACCTCGCATCAGTACTTCCCCCCGAACATTCCATCTCAAACGGTTTTAAAAATTGCGACCATTTGAGTACGTAAAATATTATGAAAATTAAAATTACCTGATTACAATGCAACATGCTAGATACATATTTTTGTGGCCTTTGAGGAATTAAGAGCTTCTGTATCAAGTGTTAGATTTAGGAGGGTTGAGACCTGAAGAGGAGTTGAAAGTTTTGCAGAAAAATCCAAACTAAGTCCATCACAGTTAAGTTTTGTACGCAGATAAAAGCTAGTCCTATATCTAACACTTGGATTGTATTCTTGCACAAGCGGTCTTGTACAACGAAAAGGTAAGCAGAAGTCCTTACACTGCCTCGCTTTGCCAGAGAATCACCGCAGTCTGCTGGCAAAGTCCGCTTGGTGGACTTTTTCTGCTCATGTTCAAGTGCATCTTCAATAATAGGCTCAAGCCTCATCTGGACAGACACCAAAGACTAGGATCAATTTATACAGTAGATCATGAAATCATGAGCACAACACCTAGCAGTGTAAGCATTTCTTTAACATTAACCATTTTTGTTTTAGAAATTTAACTTTAATGCAGAAAAGAAAATCCATCAGGATCTTCAATTTACTCTTCAGATGCCATAATCCAAATAAATATTTGGCTGCTCTCCCATTAACTCAGATATAACTGACTCAGAATTCTAGCATCAACAGAAGGTATGCTTTTTTCCCCTCTTGCAGCAGGTGTGATTTTGTCATAATTCAATGTAAATGTAGCTCAAAACAAAAAACCTGAGCATCCCAAGCATCCACTTCAGGAGCAAATATTGGACATCAACTAAGTTTAgatttttaatttaaaatgtttGATGGCTGGGTTCAAAAAGCATTAGAAAGATTTTAGGAATAGGCAAGTTTATTTTGAGTAATGTTGTTCTAAATCTTTTGTGCCAGCATTAAGAGTCTTGTGAATAATGGAGTACTTCACAAAATCAGTGATGAAAAGCATATTTTCTTCCATGTACAATTAACATTGATGGAGTTCAGTGCATCTTTGTTGATTTTCATAAAACAAATTTGTCCTTTATACTAAAGTCAATACACACCACCACTGCTAAACTTTTAATTGTTCCAAGTTTGGGTTAGAATTGCCTTCACTCTTGGGTTTAAGTTATTTGTAAGCTCTGCAAGAGATTTTCTCACCTTCCagatcattctccaccacaaattatCTTCTGGCCAGGTTAGGAAGAGTCCAAACCTTGTAATGTTTTAAAATGGCTGTTGGTGCCCTGATGTTCAGCCCAATAGCAGGCACGGTTGACCTGGGATGTGTGAAGTGTCAGTTTTTTTTCTTTCCTAAAAGCACTTCTCTTGCAGCCAATCCATCCACAAGCCCAACTATTTGACATGCTTCAATGCATCGAGGTTTGGTTCAGAGCTCTCAGAATCAAACATACATCTTTCTGGTACAGAGTCCAAGTGTTACTGACTCCTGAGCTACCCAGTGGCTCACTAGGGTGAGTAGTTCCACTTCCACATTATACCTTCTGCAGATCCACTTTTCTCCATTTGGCCAGATAAAGTGTAGTGGAACACAGTGAAAAGGTCAATTAACATGGCTGCAAGTTAGTATCCCAAATGTGGAAGCCAACATAGTACTGCCAAAGCAGTTGAAACACCAACATAAAAAGGTGCTGGACATCAAAAGTGAAGTTGAACAAATTCTGCAATCTGATTCTATAATTAAAGATGCCAGAAGGCTAGTAGCTCATTTTTTATGCTTTCACTATTGGAGTAGTGTTCATTTATTTGCTTCTTCAAAGCAACAATGATTCAAAATAAACATCCACTAGACAGCTAACAAAGTTACTAGCATATACTTTTTCAAAGTAGGTTAAATCACATGTGGAAACAGAACATTAGTAACTCTTTGCAATTCCTTGAAACCAATAGTGGATGTCAGCAAATTAGAAATGGAAGCCAGAATGGACTCGAAGTTTCAAAGCTACCTCTTTGCAAAACACTTCAACTTGAGTAATCTTGAAACAATTACAATAGCATAATAGTCACAACTTCCTCTCTCTCAACTTAACTTGAAGATTCAATACTAACAAACCAATTCTTAAGTAAGGATAAAACAATAAGAATTCTCTCATACGTTACATTAAACTGGCAACCACTGGAGCACATTGTCTGCACCTACTGGAACCTCATTAACTGCTACCTTAACCCAAGTGTAGGCATTTAATCAAATTCTTGATCAGGATGTGCATCACCCTTTTTAAGCTATGTACATATAGTACATCACATTGCATGCACGGGAAGGTCACTCACATGGCCTAGGTGTGCACACAAGTAACTTTGTGCTCAGAAACTTCCACAGCTTCTCCCTCTCCAACAGCTTCAATAAACTAGACATCCTTCCAAATCCAAAGTCTGCGACCAATAAAATGAAGTAAATAAACTCCAGTGTATTTCAGGAATTTCTTTACAaagtcccacaaactgaaaaattaACCAAGCTTCTTTCAATTCGAGGATAACATATAGCATCTTCTCATCCAGTGTTGATCAACATTACCTGACAAATTTCTTCCAATATCTCTTCAGGAGTTGTGTGTGTATCCTGTTAAATCTGATGTATTTTAGATGCAGCCATAGAAGAATAAGCAATACATATTTGTAGCAATGCAGGTCAGCCATCTTTTAGTACCAGGAATAGTCACAAGAACTTTCAATTATAACAAGCCTGACTTTCCTACTCTGAAACACAGTGGAGCCAGTATTTTACACAGCATTTTCAAGGCTATTTTTACTGCAGTAGATTGCAACAGATTTAAaataagaaaaataaagtaaaaagaaTTATGGCATAATTACAGTGAACAAGACAAAGGTAAAAATGCAAGAATACCTTAAATCAAATGGTCAAGTGAAAATGAGAATTGGTGAATGAGTACAAGTGAGAGGAAAATCAACAGGTTAAATGTGTCAGGAATGTCTCAGTCATCCAATAACATGACACAAATTGAGCTTTATGTGTGTTTTTTCAAAAATAGGGTCTATAATAAAATGGCAAAAAAAGTTACAGCACATCAGTACACTACAATTTAGTATAATTACAAAATGCACTAATGTCACAAAGTTGCGTAACCAGAGGATTAACATAAGGGAGATTAACAGCATTCAGAGATATCTGGGGCAATTAAGCAGGTGGCAAAGTCCCGGTGAATGGCTTTTAATGTATATATAAATGTACGGTAACAGATGTTGGAACAGGAAACAAAGGTATACAATTAATGAAGATCCATTCGGCAAGATAGAAAAGGAGAGGGATTTAAGTGCCATTATTTACTGTTCATTCAAGTATCCTGTCAACGTGAAGCTGTTATCACCATAGTTAATCAAGGAGTAGGTTGCACTTCAGGACATTTAGCTGCGAGGCAGAGCAAATTATTTTAATCCTGTACAACTCAACACTAACATATCAGGTATAATGCATCCCAGAAACAGGCACCTCACCTTGCAAAAATAAATGTACTGAACAAGAGTTCAGACAAGAACTACAAGGACAATTACATGAATTAAGGCTCAAAGTGCAGAACATTACTATACTATATAGATAAGATCCAATGTTAAATTTGAGTCTGCgtttttaattctttttttaaaaatgtgcaaATATATGAATGGACCCACTTCATGCACAACACATTTTTCTTTGTTGAAAACATGCCCGTCCACCCGGTCTGATTTGGAATGGGCTAAAAATGGCTGTCCTGGATAAGAACTGGAGCCTTAGTGGTTGTAGGGTGGCAGGAAGGGAGAATTCAACCAGACTTTCCATTGCATTATAAATATCTGCCAGAAAGTATAATGTACAGGATCAGACTGAGCAGCAATACCCTCCATGATAGCACCTCTTGTCTAGACTACTCTATCTGGATTAATGTCTGAACAGCAGCTATTTGAGAAACGTACTACAGGCTGCCAGTGCCCAAGGATTTGTACTCTATAGATCTGCACCTGCAGAAGAGTGTTGCAAATTGACTGAGAAAAATAAAAGAACTTGTTTTTACTAGAGACACAATGATGGAGAACTGATATAACTTAGATATTTGAAGTGCTGAAATAGAGATAGATGCAAAAAGGCTGTTTAACTTGCACTAAGATGGAAAACAATTACAAAACTAAAAGGCCTCAAAAAGGGATAAAAAGGAAACTGTTGCTACGATAGCAAATGTGTTGCAGAGTTCCAGAAAAACCTCAAAAACAGCTTAAACATTACAAAATTCCGATAAATGTTTAGTTAGAAATGGGATTGAAGAATATCTGGGTGTGCAGATAAAAGTAATCAACTACTTTTATGTAACACAATGGTTCCTACACAGCTGATAAAAAGAACTCTAATCCGGATCACATTACATAGAAGGGTTGTAGTGTGAGGAAAGAGGGAATTTGAAAGATGTTATAATTTTGCACAAATATTTTTGAAATTTTGCAGAATTTATCCTTCAGATCAGAGTTCACTAAAGAGTAAATTGCATATGATCAATGGAAAATGCAGGTGAGTAGCTAAACTGCTTTTACTCCCTACTTTAATCACTTACTTTCCCACTCTCGGATAGGATCTGTTACACTCAGTGGAGCAAGGGAATAGGAGAAAAGAACATTTACAGAACCAAAAAAAATGAAATGGAGGGGGTGAAGTAAAACAAAAAGCAACATTGTTTGAAAACCTGCCAACTTGCAAGAAACACAGTAATTGTGGGCTCTGTATAAATCAGATTGTATGATTTAGACTCATTTTTccagtgtatttaaaaaaaaaactgcatctGTGCTACCTGCATTCTTAATGTTTTTCTCTTAACCTGTACTTTCCTGTATTTTACCTCAGTCAAGATTGTTGTTTCATATGAAGGTTGATACTTTTCTTTTTCTTGAGCTGTTCGCTTCTCCATTTTTTCTCTATctgttttctgttttctgtccgctCCTTTGGGctgaaaaaaaaagaggaaaactgAAATCCTGCAACTCAAAATTCTGTGGTATAGAAAGATCACATGTATAATGCATTAAACCTGAAGTTGAAATTCCAGCTTACCCATTGACTCAGTGAGCAAATACACCAGTACAATATATAGTGGTACCAAATTGGTGCCATATTTAAATACTGGTTTGTGCTGGGTGAACTGATCTCAGCTGAGATGGTGGTGGGAACACAATAACTGACCTCAGTTCTAGAAAGGCAAATAAAGCAGCCAAGGTATACCATCCCAATTTTTGTAAACCAATGATTCTTGCATCAAAGGGCAGAATTTTGCTCATCTGTGATGCACCCCTCTTCGCAATTGAACAGTTTACCAAAATTCATTCTAGACTCACCCATCAAAAGCAGCATTTTAGAGGACTGCCTATGTGCCAGTGCTCATTATCACATTCCACCACTTTAGGTAGACTGAAGAAAGCGGAAAATTGccaaattattgaaaagttttacaaCACAGGAATAAAATGACACCCCTATGTAAGGCTTAAACAATATAAAATATTTCAATTTACACAAAACTTTTACCACAGCTTTAAGGCTggtcaggacagattcccatctttGAGATGATTATCTGCTCAAATGCCAACATTACAAAGAtttagaaataaaataaaaatgaagaCTTTGGCATTGAAGGGTGTGCAGTTTCATTAAGCTTCCACTTCAAAACATAtaaacaccacccc
The Heterodontus francisci isolate sHetFra1 unplaced genomic scaffold, sHetFra1.hap1 HAP1_SCAFFOLD_2417, whole genome shotgun sequence DNA segment above includes these coding regions:
- the LOC137366748 gene encoding upstream-binding protein 1-like yields the protein SIVRVVFHDRRLQYTEHQQLEGWKWNRPGDRLLDLDIPMSVGIIDPRTNPAQLNTIEFLWDPAKRTSAFIQVHCISTEFTPRKHGGEKGVPFRIQIDTFKQNETGEYTDHLHSASCQIKVFKPKGADRKQKTDREKMEKRTAQEKEKYQPSYETTILTESLVSVQMRLEPIIEDALEHEQKKSTKRTLPADCGDSLAKRGSVRTSAYLFVVQDRLCKNTIQVLDIGLAFICVQNLTVMDLVWIFLQNFQLLFRSQPS